The genomic segment TTCGCCGGGTTCACCTACCCGTTCCTGTGGAAGAACTTCAGCGACGGGCGGAAGACGAAAGTGATCGCGGTCGAACCGGCGTCGTGCCCCAGCCTGACGCGGGGCCAGTACACGTTTGACTATGGGGACACGGCGGCGATGGCGCCGATCGTGAAGATGCACACGTTAGGTCATACTTTCATCCCGCCGGGGATACATGCGGGCGGGTTGCGGTATCACGGGATGGCGCCGAGCGTGAGCGCGCTGGTGGAGCACGGCGACATCGAAGCGCGGGCGGTGAAGCAGTTGGCGACGTTTGAGGCGGCGGTGCAGTTTTCGAAGGCGGAAGGGATTATTCCGGCGCCGGAGAGTGCGCACGCGATACGGGTGGCGATAGATGAAGCGTTAGCGTGCAAGGCGACAGGGGAGAAGAAAGTGATCGCCTTCAACCTGTCGGGGCACGGGCACTTCGACATGATGGCGTATGAAGCGTATCATCACGGCAAGCTGGAAGACTACGAGTACCCGCAGGCGATGGTGGATGAAGCGATGACCCATTTGCCGAAAGTCCCGGCGATGGCGTAAGAGAGAAGAGAAGAGAAAAGAGAAGAGAGAGATTAGACGCTTCGCGTGGAGAATTCTCCAATTCTCTAATTCTCTGTTTTCCAGTGATGTTCGGCCATGAAACTTGAACCGTCTGCCATCCAACTGCGCTTTGTCGCCCTCGGCGATTTGCTCCTGCACGAGGAGCATGATCCTTATCGGGTGAAGCGCCTGGCGCTCACCCTCAAGCGAGAGGGCCGATTGCGTAACCCGCCTCTCGTGGCCGAACTGAACAGGCGCTACATCGTCTTGGACGGCGCCACCCGCACCACCGCTTTGCGCGAGATGGGCTACCGCGACGCCCTGGTTCAAATTGTGGATTACTACGCCGACACAGTTCAGGTGAGCGCGTGGCATCACGTGGTGGCCGGCTTGTCTCACAACCAACTGCTCTCTACCCTGGCCGATGTAGACGGGATCACCCTTCAGCCGGTTGATGCCGACACGGCTTGTCGGATGCTCGGCACGCGCGACATCATTGCCTGCGTGGTGATGCGAAACGGCCAGTGGTTTGCCGTGTTGGGCGATGGCGAAGCCGACATGGACAACAACCGGCGCGCCGACCTGCTCTGCCGGCTCGTGGCCGAATATCGCGGCAAAGTTGAAGTGCATCGCACGGTTGAGATCGATCTGCCCATGCTGGCTTACGAATATCCGGGGCTGACCGCCGCCATCACTTTTCCCGCATACTCGCCAGCCGAGATTTCGGAGATCGCCGTCAGCGGGGCCAAACTGCCGATGGGCATCACCCGCCACGTGGTCGCCGGGCGGGCGCTGGGGCTGGATGTTCCTCTGGAAATGTTGAGTGACTCGCAACCCCTGGCAGATAAAAACAAGTGGCTGAATGACCAGATCATGAATCGGCTCAAGGCCGACAAGGTTCGCTTGTATCAGGAACCGGTGTTTGTCTTTGACGAATGAGGCCCGGATGACTTTTCAACTTCTTCTCGGCAACGACGCAATTGCGCTCGGCATGGTGCAAAACGGCTGTCAGGTGGTGACGGCTTACCCCGGCACGCCCAGCTCCGAAATTCTGGCCGGGGTGGTGAAGTTCAAAAAGAAACTCGGCCACGACATCTACACTGAGTGGAGCGCAAGCGAGAAGGTGGCCTTTGAAGTGGCTCTGGCGGCAAGCTGGAGCGGGCTACGGTCGGCGACGGCGATGAAGCAGGTAGGGTTAAACGTGGCGGCTGACCCGATGTTCAGCGCGGCTTACATGGGCGTGGTCGGCGGCTTCGTCATCGTGCCTTGCGATGATCCCGGCCCGATGTCGTCGCAAACCGAACAAGACTCGCGGCTACTCGGCCTCACCGCCAAAATCCCGGTGTTCGATCCGGCCACACCTGCCGAAGCGATGGCGATGATGAAAGAGGCGCTCGAACTTTCGGAGCGGCACCGCATCCCCGTCATCCTGCGCCCGACCACGCGCGTTTGCCACGCGGTGCAAACTGTGGAAGTGAATGGCGCGACTCCTTTCGCCCCGCTCAAACCCGGATTCAAAAAAGACCCCCAGCGTTGGGCCGCCACCCCCGGGTTTCGCCTCAAACTACACCACGAGCTTAACGCCAAGCTGGCGGCCATCGAAGAGGAATTCAATTCATCGCCTCTCAACCAATTCTCCAATTCTCTAATCTCTAACACGAGATTAGAGAATTGGAGATTAGGAATCATCGCCAGCGGCGTCGCTTATCAAACGGCTTGCCAGGCCCTGGCCGAACTTGGCGCGAGCGTGCCCGTTCTCAAAATCGGCACGCCGTTCCCACTGCCGCGCAAGTTGGTAATGGATTTTGTGGCCCGATGCGAGCGGGTGCTGGTCATAGAAGAACCGGATGCCTGCATCGAATTGCAAATTCCAGATCTGAGGTGTGTGAGTGGCCGCCTCGACGGCACGGTGCCCAACGCCGGTGAACTGTCGCCTGAAGTGGTGACGGCTATTCTGGCCGAGGCCTTACAACTCACCGGCGCCTCCGTTCCGCCGCCGCCCGAAGACGAGGCCCTGAACGCGATCGTTCAATCGCTGAAGATCGCGCCCCGCCGCCCGCGCCTGTGCCCCGGCTGTTCGCACCGCTCGGCCATGTTCACCATGAAGCACACCTTTGGGCCGAACGCGATCTATCCGGGCGACATCGGTTGTTACTCGCTCGGCACCAACCTGCGCGCGATTGACACCTTTGTGGACATGGGGGCCGCCATTACGATGGCGACCGGGTTCTACCAGGCGGCCCGTTTCACGAAAGACAAGCGCCCCATCGTCGCCATGATTGGCGATTCCACTTTCCTGCACTCCGGCATCACGCCGCTGGTCAACGCCGTTCACACCGGGGCGCGGTTTGTTTTGCTCGTCCTCGACAACCACACGACGGCCATGACCGGCGCTCAACCGACGCCGGCCAATGATTACGCCGCCGACGGCGACATCGCCGCCAAGATTCCCATTATTGATATTGTCAAAGCCTGCGGTGTGAAGTTCGCCCGCATTGCCGACCCTTACGAGCACGAGCCGTTTGAAGCTTTGCTCAAAGAGGCCCATGCTTTCTCTCAATCTCCGGAAGGCGGCATCGCCGTCATCATCGCCGACCGGCCCTGTGTGCTTTACGACCGCTCGCCTGTTACCGAAAACCCGCTCCCGGTCGTCATCACCGAGCAGTGCGATGGCTGCCGTTACTGTGTGGAAGCCTTCGAATGTCCGGCCCTTGTTCTTCGCCCCGACAAGTCGCGAGTGGATGTTGACTACCGAATCTGCGTGGACTGCGGGCAGTGTATAGATGCCTGCTACAAAGGATTCATCGTGCCCAAATTGCCAGTGGATCAGTTGCCGGTGAACAGTCTACAGTGAACAATAAATACTTGCTCACTGCCTACTGTTGACTGTTCACTGCTTACTAACTATGGAACGCAAACTCATCATCGCCGGGATCGGCGGACAAGGCGTTATCTTTGTCACCAAAGTGCTGTCGCAGGCGGCCCTGGCGCGCGGCGAAAGTGTGATGGCCTCTGAGAATCATGGCATGAGCCAGCGCGGCGGCAGCGTGATGTCGTACGTGAAGGTCGGCGGGAGCGAAGCGCCGCTGATCCGGCGCGGCACAGCCGACGCCCTGATCGCCTTTGATCGGGTTGAGGCGATTCGTAACCTGCCGTTTATGCGAGCCGGCGGCAAGGTGTGCGTGAATAGCCTGAACGGCCTGGAGCCGGCGGTGATGCCGCGCTTGAACGAATTGGGCATCAACGTTCACACCCTCAACGCCGACGCCTGCGCCAAAGAACTCGGCGCTCCGGCGGTAGCCAACCTTGTCGTGCTTGGCTTTGCGGCGGCCCACCAGGCGCTAGGCCTGACGTTGGACGATTTGAAAGAGGCGGTGAAGACGCTTGGCCCGGCGAAGGCGGTGGAAATGAATTTGAAGGCGTTGGAGGCGGGAGCGAGGAAAGCGGCCCTCACCCCCGACCCCTCTCCCATTCGGAACAACACCGAACAGGAGAGGGGAGAATAAATCCGTGAACTCATTTGACTATTTTTCCCCGAAGTCGCTTTCCGAAGCCAGCGAGATTCTGGCCCGCTACCACGGCGAAGCGCGGGCGGTGGCCGGCGGCACGGATTTGTTGCTGAAGATGAAAGCCGGCCGGCTCGCGCCGAAGGCCGTCGTCAACATCAAGCGCATTCCCGAACTGCGCGGACTCACTTTCAACGGCCATTTGATGATAGGCGCGTTGACGACGCTGGAGGAACTCAAACGCTCGCCCGTCATCCATGAACATTATCCGGCGCTGGCCGAGGCCGCGAACACCATGGCCTCCGTGCAAATTCGCAACCTGGCCACGGTTGGCGGCAACCTGTGCAACGCCGCGCCCTCGGCTGACCTTGCGCCCATTCTGATCGCCCTCAAAGCCATCGCCCGCATCGCCGGGCCGGGCGGCGAACGGCGCCTGCCGCTTGACGAATTTTTCACCGGGCCAGGCGCCACCGTCCTCGCTCCCGGCGAATTGCTGGTCGGGCTAAAAGTCCTGCGCCCGGACGGCCCGGCTCTTTATCTCAAACACTCGCCGCGTGAGCACATGGACATCGCCGTCGTCGGCGTCGGCCTGTCGTTGCAATTGAAAGAGGGCCGGTGTGAGTCGGCGCGGGTGGCGCTAGGGGCGGTTGCCCCGACGCCCCTGCGAGCGCGCAACGCCGAAGATGAATTAACGAGTGGCCCGCTCACCGCTGATCGAATTCATCGCGCCGCCAAACTTGCCGCCGAAGAGTCGAAGCCGATTGACGACGTGCGCGGCTCGGCCTGGTATCGCCGCCGGATGGTGGAAGTGATGACGCGGCGGGGGCTGGAAACATTAATAACCAGTAACGAATAACGTTATTGGCAATTGGTTACTGGTTATTGGTAATTGGAGATTGCGTGCCGAAATTTCATTTGACCTTGCCGGTAAATAGCGAGCAACACGAACTGCTGATCGATCCTCGCCAGACTTTGCTCGACGTTCTGCGAAACGATCTCGACCTGCGCGGCGCGCATCGCGGCTGCGACTCGGGTGACTGCGGCGCTTGCACCGTTCTTCTGGATGGAAAGCCGATCGCGTCTTGCATGATCCTCGCCGCCGACTGCGACGGGGAAGCCGTCACTACTGTGGAAGGCGTCTCACCAAATGGAAGCCTCCATCCAGTTCAGCGGGCGCTCGTCGAAAAGGGCGGCATCCAGTGCGGCTTCTGCACGCCGGGGATGGTCATGGCGGCGATTGCCCTGCTCGACGACAACCCGCAGCCCACCGAGCAGGAAGTTCGGGATGGGTTGGCCGGCAACCTGTGCCGTTGCACCGGCTACAAGAAGATCGTCGAGGCGGTGATGGCGGTGAATCCATGATCGGCCAGCGCATCCCCAAACTGGACGCGCCCGACAAAGCCACCGGACGCACGACTTACGGCCACGATGTGAAACTGCCCGGCATGTTGCACGGGCGCATTTTGTATTCGCGCTATCCTCATGCCCGCGTTTTGAAAGTGGATGTGTCGCGAGCGGCACAGCTTCCCGGCGTCAAAGCCATCATCACCGCCGCCGACAACCCGCCAACCAAATTTGGCTATGGCAAAGACAACACTCCGCTCAAGGGCGATGCCGTTCGCAGTCTGCGCGACGAAGTCGCCGCCGTCGCCGCCGTAGACGCCGACACTGCCGAAGAAGCGTTGAGGCTGATCGAAGTTGAATACGAGCCGCTCCCGCCTATCTTTGAAGCCGAAGAGGCGCTGAAAGAAGGCGCGCCGCTCATTCATGCTGAGCGCGGCTCGAACCTTTTCAACAGTTATCGCTACTCGCATGGTGATTTGGAGTCGGGCGAGCGCGAGAGCGACGTGGTTCTCGAAACGGATTACGAGTTGCCTTACGTCGCTCACGGCGCGATGGAGACCAGCGTGGTCGTAGCCTCGTTTGATCATCGCGGCCACCTCACCCTTTACAGCACGACCCAGATTCCGTTTCTGCTTCAGCGCGATCTGGCCGAGGCGCTCGGCCTTGAGGGGAGCGACATCCGCATCATTCAAACGGCCATCGGCGGCGCGTTCGGGCGCGGGCTGGATATTTATCCTTTTGAGCCGATTGCGGCTTTGTTGGCGCGCAAGGCCGGCAAGCCGGTTCGCATCTCGTTCTCGCGCCACGAAGAATTTCTGGCCGCGCCGCTTCGTCAGCCGGCGAAGGTTCACGTTCGGGCCGGAGCGAAGCGCAACGGCCTGGTGACGGTTCGTGACGTGTACGCCCTACTCGATATTGGGGCTTATGTGTCGTGGGGAAGCGTCACGCCGCTGGTGATGATGGAGACGACGGCCTCTCTGTATCGCGTGCCGCACGTCCGCTTCTCCGCCGATTGCGTCTACACCAACAACCCGATCACGGGCGCGGTGCGCGGCTACGGCAACCCGCAATCCACCTTCTTCATTGAGACAATGATGGATCGGCTGGCCGTTGCCCTCAATCTTGACCCAATTGAGTTCCGCGTCCGTAACGCCAACATTCCCAACGAAGAGACGCCCCAGGGCTTGAAGATCACCAGTTGTGGAATGAAGCAGTGTTTGGAGGCCGTGGCGGCGCGAGCCGACGTTAGCAGTAAGCAGTTGGCAGTAGGCAGTGAACAGTCGGCAATTTCAAATCCAAAATCCACGCGAAGCGTCAAAAATCAAAAATTGAAGCGTGGGATTGGCTTTGCGACCACGCTCAACGTCGGCGGCGGGGCGCGCATTTACCGGAGTGACGGTTGCGGGGCGACGGTGAAGGTGGACGACTTCGGCCACGTGTCGCTCATCACCGGCAGCACCGAGATCGGGCAAGGCTCGGAGACGGTGTTGGCCCAGATCGTGGCCGAGGTGCTGGGCGTCAAGGTTGAAGATATCAACGTCCTCAACAGTGACACCGACGTGAAGCCCTGGGACGTGGGCGTCCACGCCAGCCGGACGACGTTCATCGCCGGCAACGCCGCCCACATTGCGGCGCTCGACGCGCGGCGGCAACTCTTTGAGACGGCGGCGGAGATGTTGAAAGTCGGTCCGGAGCAGTTGGTTGCGCGAGACGGCAAGATTATGGTTGCGGGGGAGCAGGGGAGCAATCTCCAATCTCCAATCTCCAATTCTCTTTCTCTCGCCAAAGTCGCCCGCGCCCGCCACTTCCGCGAGGGCGGCCAGGTCATCGTCGGCGAAGGCTGGTACGACCCGCCGACGAAGCTGGTGGACAAGGACACGTACAAGGGCAACATCTCGGCCACGTACGGTTTTGGGGCGCAGATGGCCGAGGTGGAAGTGGACACCGAGACCGGCAAGGTGCGCGTGCTGAGGCTGGTGTGCGCCAACGACGTGGGCCGGGCCATCAACCCGATGGCCGTCGAGGGCCAGATCGAGGGCGGGGCGCAGATGGGGCTGGGCTACGCGCTGACGGAAGAGGTGATCGTGAAAGAGGGGCGGGTGTTGAACCCCGACTTTCTCGACTATCGCTTGTTCACCTCTGCCGACATGCCGGAACTTGAATCGATCATCATCGAGACTGACGATCCGCAGGGGCCGTTCGGCGCGAAGGGCGTGGGCGAGATGGGCGGCACGCCGACCGCCGCCGCGATTGCCAACGCCATTTACGACGCGGTGGGCATAAGAATGACACAAGCGCCGATGACGCCGGAGCGCGTGCTGAGGGCTTTAGACGAAAGGAATGGACAGTGACCGGACTTCAACTCAACCCTTATCTTTTGAAAGTGCCGCTTTACATTGCCGGCAAATCCATTGAGGAAGTGCAGGAAGAGCTTGGACTCGACGACGTGGTGAAGCTGGGGTCGAACGAGAATCCGCTCGGCCCGTCGCTGATGGCGATTGAAGCGGCGGAGAAGATGTTGCCCGAGGCACACCGCTATCCGAATTACTGGGAGAAGGAACTGCGCCGCAAGCTGGGGCCGGCGCTTGACCCGGCCTTCACCGAGCGCAACGTCCTCATTGGCAACGGCGGCTGCGACGTGTTGCGGATGATCGCGCACGGCTTCATGAGCGAAGGCGGCGAGACGATCACCGCCAGCGCCACCTTCCCCATGTTTTCGATTCTGACGACGATGTTCGGCGGGCGGACGGTTGAAGTGCCGCTCACGGCGGACTACCGGTTCGACCTGCCTGCCATGCAAAAGGCGGTGACCCCGGCCACCCGGTTGATCTTCCTTTGC from the Chloroflexota bacterium genome contains:
- a CDS encoding pyridoxal-phosphate dependent enzyme, whose protein sequence is FAGFTYPFLWKNFSDGRKTKVIAVEPASCPSLTRGQYTFDYGDTAAMAPIVKMHTLGHTFIPPGIHAGGLRYHGMAPSVSALVEHGDIEARAVKQLATFEAAVQFSKAEGIIPAPESAHAIRVAIDEALACKATGEKKVIAFNLSGHGHFDMMAYEAYHHGKLEDYEYPQAMVDEAMTHLPKVPAMA
- a CDS encoding indolepyruvate oxidoreductase, which codes for MTFQLLLGNDAIALGMVQNGCQVVTAYPGTPSSEILAGVVKFKKKLGHDIYTEWSASEKVAFEVALAASWSGLRSATAMKQVGLNVAADPMFSAAYMGVVGGFVIVPCDDPGPMSSQTEQDSRLLGLTAKIPVFDPATPAEAMAMMKEALELSERHRIPVILRPTTRVCHAVQTVEVNGATPFAPLKPGFKKDPQRWAATPGFRLKLHHELNAKLAAIEEEFNSSPLNQFSNSLISNTRLENWRLGIIASGVAYQTACQALAELGASVPVLKIGTPFPLPRKLVMDFVARCERVLVIEEPDACIELQIPDLRCVSGRLDGTVPNAGELSPEVVTAILAEALQLTGASVPPPPEDEALNAIVQSLKIAPRRPRLCPGCSHRSAMFTMKHTFGPNAIYPGDIGCYSLGTNLRAIDTFVDMGAAITMATGFYQAARFTKDKRPIVAMIGDSTFLHSGITPLVNAVHTGARFVLLVLDNHTTAMTGAQPTPANDYAADGDIAAKIPIIDIVKACGVKFARIADPYEHEPFEALLKEAHAFSQSPEGGIAVIIADRPCVLYDRSPVTENPLPVVITEQCDGCRYCVEAFECPALVLRPDKSRVDVDYRICVDCGQCIDACYKGFIVPKLPVDQLPVNSLQ
- a CDS encoding indolepyruvate oxidoreductase subunit beta, whose amino-acid sequence is MERKLIIAGIGGQGVIFVTKVLSQAALARGESVMASENHGMSQRGGSVMSYVKVGGSEAPLIRRGTADALIAFDRVEAIRNLPFMRAGGKVCVNSLNGLEPAVMPRLNELGINVHTLNADACAKELGAPAVANLVVLGFAAAHQALGLTLDDLKEAVKTLGPAKAVEMNLKALEAGARKAALTPDPSPIRNNTEQERGE
- a CDS encoding xanthine dehydrogenase family protein subunit M, whose amino-acid sequence is MNSFDYFSPKSLSEASEILARYHGEARAVAGGTDLLLKMKAGRLAPKAVVNIKRIPELRGLTFNGHLMIGALTTLEELKRSPVIHEHYPALAEAANTMASVQIRNLATVGGNLCNAAPSADLAPILIALKAIARIAGPGGERRLPLDEFFTGPGATVLAPGELLVGLKVLRPDGPALYLKHSPREHMDIAVVGVGLSLQLKEGRCESARVALGAVAPTPLRARNAEDELTSGPLTADRIHRAAKLAAEESKPIDDVRGSAWYRRRMVEVMTRRGLETLITSNE
- a CDS encoding (2Fe-2S)-binding protein, translating into MPKFHLTLPVNSEQHELLIDPRQTLLDVLRNDLDLRGAHRGCDSGDCGACTVLLDGKPIASCMILAADCDGEAVTTVEGVSPNGSLHPVQRALVEKGGIQCGFCTPGMVMAAIALLDDNPQPTEQEVRDGLAGNLCRCTGYKKIVEAVMAVNP
- a CDS encoding xanthine dehydrogenase family protein molybdopterin-binding subunit, whose protein sequence is MIGQRIPKLDAPDKATGRTTYGHDVKLPGMLHGRILYSRYPHARVLKVDVSRAAQLPGVKAIITAADNPPTKFGYGKDNTPLKGDAVRSLRDEVAAVAAVDADTAEEALRLIEVEYEPLPPIFEAEEALKEGAPLIHAERGSNLFNSYRYSHGDLESGERESDVVLETDYELPYVAHGAMETSVVVASFDHRGHLTLYSTTQIPFLLQRDLAEALGLEGSDIRIIQTAIGGAFGRGLDIYPFEPIAALLARKAGKPVRISFSRHEEFLAAPLRQPAKVHVRAGAKRNGLVTVRDVYALLDIGAYVSWGSVTPLVMMETTASLYRVPHVRFSADCVYTNNPITGAVRGYGNPQSTFFIETMMDRLAVALNLDPIEFRVRNANIPNEETPQGLKITSCGMKQCLEAVAARADVSSKQLAVGSEQSAISNPKSTRSVKNQKLKRGIGFATTLNVGGGARIYRSDGCGATVKVDDFGHVSLITGSTEIGQGSETVLAQIVAEVLGVKVEDINVLNSDTDVKPWDVGVHASRTTFIAGNAAHIAALDARRQLFETAAEMLKVGPEQLVARDGKIMVAGEQGSNLQSPISNSLSLAKVARARHFREGGQVIVGEGWYDPPTKLVDKDTYKGNISATYGFGAQMAEVEVDTETGKVRVLRLVCANDVGRAINPMAVEGQIEGGAQMGLGYALTEEVIVKEGRVLNPDFLDYRLFTSADMPELESIIIETDDPQGPFGAKGVGEMGGTPTAAAIANAIYDAVGIRMTQAPMTPERVLRALDERNGQ